The following are encoded together in the Mammaliicoccus vitulinus genome:
- the pyk gene encoding pyruvate kinase, whose amino-acid sequence MRKTKIVCTIGPASESEEMLEKLMLAGMNVARLNFSHGSHEEHKGRIDTIRKVSARLNKNIGILLDTKGPEIRTNNMKNGLIELTKGSEVTVKTTEIEGTPEAFSVTYEKLAEDVEVGSTILLDDGLIELTVKSVDVNTGDVVCHVENTGELKNKKGVNLPGVKVNLPGITDKDASDIRFGIDQNVDFIAASFVRRSSDVLDIRSILEEKENNTIKIIPKIENEEGIDNIDEILQVSDGLMVARGDMGVEILPEAVPMVQKQLIQKCNKLGKPVITATQMLDSMQRNPRCTRAEASDVANAIYDGSDAVMLSGETAAGLYPEEAVRTMQNIAVAAEEAQDYKKLLSDRSKMIDTNLVNAIGVSVAHTALNLNVESIVAATESGATAQTISKYRPQSHIIAVTPNETTARHMTLVWGVLPVVKKGKQTTDELLNNAVSTAVNTGLVDNGDLIIITAGVPTGESGTTNLMKIHLVGDELAKGQGIGHNSTVGKAVVVNSAEDLKGKDLSESIVVTQSTDAEMVPYLENAKGIVTEEGGLTSHAAVVGLNLGVATIVGVEEARQKIVDGTLITLDPKQHKIYEGYANVL is encoded by the coding sequence ATGAGAAAGACAAAAATTGTATGTACGATAGGTCCAGCATCAGAATCAGAAGAAATGTTAGAAAAATTAATGCTTGCAGGTATGAACGTTGCGAGATTAAACTTCTCACACGGTAGTCATGAAGAACATAAAGGTCGTATCGATACAATTAGAAAAGTAAGTGCAAGATTAAATAAAAACATTGGTATTTTATTAGATACTAAAGGCCCAGAAATCAGAACTAATAATATGAAAAATGGTTTAATTGAGCTTACTAAAGGTAGTGAAGTTACAGTTAAAACAACTGAAATAGAAGGTACACCTGAAGCATTTTCTGTTACTTACGAGAAATTAGCTGAAGACGTTGAAGTTGGTTCAACAATTCTTCTTGATGACGGTTTAATTGAACTAACTGTAAAATCTGTTGACGTTAATACAGGCGATGTAGTTTGTCATGTAGAGAATACAGGAGAATTAAAAAATAAAAAAGGCGTTAACTTACCAGGTGTTAAAGTAAATCTACCAGGTATTACTGATAAAGATGCTAGTGATATTCGTTTTGGTATCGACCAAAATGTTGATTTTATTGCGGCAAGTTTCGTTAGACGTTCATCTGATGTTTTAGATATTCGTTCAATTTTAGAAGAAAAAGAAAATAACACAATTAAAATTATTCCTAAAATCGAAAATGAAGAAGGTATCGATAACATTGATGAGATCCTTCAAGTTTCAGATGGTTTAATGGTAGCTCGTGGTGATATGGGTGTTGAAATTTTACCAGAAGCAGTTCCTATGGTTCAAAAACAATTAATCCAAAAATGTAATAAATTAGGTAAACCTGTTATTACAGCTACTCAAATGTTAGATTCAATGCAAAGAAATCCTCGTTGTACAAGAGCTGAAGCGAGTGACGTTGCAAACGCAATTTATGACGGTTCAGATGCAGTTATGTTATCTGGTGAAACAGCAGCTGGATTATATCCAGAAGAAGCGGTACGTACTATGCAAAATATCGCAGTTGCAGCTGAAGAAGCACAAGATTACAAAAAATTATTATCAGATCGTTCTAAAATGATCGATACGAATTTAGTTAATGCTATTGGTGTATCAGTTGCACATACGGCTTTAAACTTAAATGTAGAGTCAATCGTTGCTGCTACTGAAAGTGGTGCTACTGCACAAACAATCTCTAAATATAGACCACAATCACATATTATTGCAGTTACACCAAACGAAACAACTGCTCGTCATATGACATTAGTATGGGGTGTATTACCAGTAGTTAAAAAAGGTAAACAAACGACTGATGAATTATTAAATAATGCAGTTTCGACAGCAGTTAATACTGGATTAGTTGATAATGGTGACTTAATCATCATTACAGCAGGTGTACCAACTGGTGAATCGGGTACAACTAACTTAATGAAAATACATTTAGTTGGTGATGAATTAGCTAAAGGTCAAGGAATTGGTCATAATTCAACAGTAGGTAAAGCTGTCGTTGTTAATTCAGCAGAAGACTTAAAAGGTAAAGATTTAAGTGAATCAATCGTCGTAACACAATCAACTGATGCAGAAATGGTTCCTTATTTAGAAAATGCTAAAGGAATTGTAACTGAAGAAGGTGGATTAACATCTCACGCAGCTGTAGTTGGACTTAACTTAGGTGTTGCAACGATCGTTGGCGTAGAAGAAGCTCGTCAAAAAATAGTAGATGGCACATTAATCACATTAGATCCAAAACAACATAAAATTTATGAAGGATATGCTAACGTACTATAA
- a CDS encoding amino acid permease has protein sequence MSNNLQRELSNRHVQLIAIGGAIGTGLFLGAGETIHSAGPSILLTYIIIGLILFLFMRALGEILLSNTDFHSFADVTHTYIGPFAGYVTGWTYWFCWIVTGMAEVTAVAKYISFWFPDIPTWITALFTILVLMTMNLMTAKLFGELEFWFSIIKITTIVALIIVGVIMIVMAYNTPYGTASITHIWDHDGIFPNGMNGFFLSFQMAAFSFVGIELIGVTAGETKDPHKTIPRAINSVPIRIMIFYVGSLIIIMSITPWDQIDPAESPFVKLFGLIGIPIAAAIINFVVLTAAASSCNSGIFSNSRMLYGLSQNGQANKRFGQTNKSGVPYKATFFSCFLLMISVLLNYMIKDAGEVFKYVTSVSTVLFLVVWSLIIIAYIRYRKISPELNKSSKFKLPGGVPVAWITLIFFIFVFVLLMTNKVTLIAILITPIWFIFLTLMYFNQKRKGFKPQ, from the coding sequence ATGTCTAACAATTTACAAAGAGAATTAAGCAATAGGCATGTACAGCTTATTGCAATTGGTGGGGCAATTGGTACTGGTTTGTTTTTAGGCGCAGGCGAAACCATTCATTCAGCTGGTCCCTCAATACTACTTACCTATATTATTATAGGATTAATTCTATTTTTATTTATGAGAGCTTTAGGTGAAATACTACTTTCAAATACTGATTTTCACTCATTCGCAGATGTTACGCATACATATATAGGTCCCTTTGCTGGATACGTAACAGGATGGACTTATTGGTTCTGTTGGATTGTTACAGGTATGGCAGAGGTTACAGCAGTAGCAAAATACATAAGTTTTTGGTTTCCAGACATTCCGACATGGATTACAGCATTATTTACAATACTCGTTTTAATGACGATGAACTTAATGACTGCTAAACTATTTGGAGAATTAGAATTTTGGTTTTCAATCATCAAAATTACGACAATCGTAGCATTAATAATTGTAGGTGTTATCATGATTGTCATGGCTTATAACACACCATATGGTACAGCATCTATCACGCACATATGGGACCACGATGGCATCTTTCCAAATGGTATGAATGGATTCTTCCTATCATTCCAAATGGCTGCATTCTCATTTGTAGGAATTGAATTAATCGGTGTAACAGCCGGAGAAACGAAAGACCCTCACAAAACAATTCCTAGAGCGATTAATAGCGTACCTATCCGCATTATGATTTTTTATGTGGGGTCATTAATTATCATCATGTCTATTACACCATGGGATCAAATAGATCCTGCAGAGAGTCCATTTGTTAAATTATTTGGTCTTATAGGCATACCAATTGCAGCAGCAATTATTAATTTCGTTGTGCTTACAGCTGCAGCTTCATCTTGTAATAGCGGTATATTCTCTAATAGTAGAATGCTGTATGGTCTCTCTCAAAATGGACAAGCTAATAAGAGGTTTGGGCAAACAAATAAATCAGGCGTCCCTTATAAAGCAACATTTTTCAGTTGTTTCTTATTAATGATATCTGTTCTTCTAAACTATATGATTAAAGATGCTGGAGAAGTATTTAAATATGTAACTTCTGTATCAACAGTATTATTTTTAGTCGTATGGTCATTGATTATTATTGCTTATATTAGATATCGTAAAATTTCTCCAGAGTTAAATAAATCATCAAAATTTAAATTACCTGGTGGTGTTCCAGTAGCATGGATAACTTTAATCTTCTTTATATTTGTATTCGTACTATTAATGACGAATAAAGTTACTTTAATTGCTATATTGATTACACCTATTTGGTTCATCTTTTTAACTTTGATGTATTTTAATCAGAAGAGAAAAGGGTTTAAACCTCAATAA